The Branchiostoma floridae strain S238N-H82 chromosome 12, Bfl_VNyyK, whole genome shotgun sequence genome segment TCTACGGTACAGTACAAGCTTTGTTACTGGAGGTTGGCTGATACAGTAATTATTTGGCAATATGACATTACAGTCCCATCTGAGGTATGGTAAGCATGATATTTTGTTGGCCTGACTGTTTCAAGACATCTACTCATACAATGTTGATATGACTTATTTTTGAAATTATGTCTTTTCCATAGTAGTTGGTCTTCCATTTGTTCAAAAGGTGCAAACAGTATGAATGAGGCTTCAAAAGGGGTGCAGTGTTCTGGTACCAGTGGGTCAACACTAAGATATTCCAGGACTAGCTCCCTTCAACAGCCTCCTTTCATGTTGTTTTGCAAAGCACTAGCTGTATGACACCCTTGGCAGTTTTGGTGACGATTCTAAAAGCACATTAAGAGTAGATATATTGTAACAGTCAGCCAATGGAGATCTATCCATCCAATGTACTAATCAATGCACAAAACCCCTGAACTCCTACAGGTTTAAACCTTGTTTAAAGACAGCCATCTAAATCAAAAGTCAGTTCACACTactttaaaatacatgtacatgaatagtAATAGAAAGTTGGTATTCTTCTTGTAATAAATATAGTACGTCCCATTGAAGCaatgtacagatacatgtagatatcagCGCAATTTAAAAGTACTACAAGCATTTCTCAGCACAAATCTATTGTTACTTGAGTACAGCCACAGCGAAtgaatttatggatgacatcaacatatctcatcaatttttgcctgctattagaaaaaaaaaaaacctctagAATGACACTAATGAtgaacatgtagccatgaccgtagttgtagaagtgaaactaattTGATAGTAAAAGTTACATCAATGTGGTAGCcatgaatgtaacgttagctgtCAACTTGGTAAATGACCCCACACTAGTGGCACTTTGTGTACCTCTTGATTACAGAAATCAGACTGtaaatcttgcttttttttgttctcTCTCATTAAATTTGGGAGTCTCaggagaatgtcatccataaaatttgcttgctgtggcctaagtcgATTATAGAGACATCTTACATAATAAGTCGTACACAATTCCACATACTACACATACATCTTGAACACAATACTCATTAAATTATCTCACTGAAATACCTTCAACAAAGACAAAGGTGTCTACTACTAAAAGCCAAGCTCTTAAAGGTAAAAGATTCTTCACACCAGTGGTCAAACTTTAAGAAACTTAAGTAATTAAGAGAATATGTGTAAATGCAAGACTGAAAAAAACTCCCTAACATAAACACACTTCtaagaaaaagatgaaattttcaatttcaaatcTAAATGTTCAGCAGTATGTGTTGAGCCTActaaatatcatatcattttttttgttacaacTATAATGAATACTAAAATCTGAATATTAATAACACATGCTTTGTTAGGTACTATCACACCAAAGCtatccatgtacaaatgtattgttaACAAGTCAAATGAAGTCACTATGGATTTTCgcaaaattttcttcaaatacATTTCTTCACTGAAGGAATAAAATGCCCAcaagaatacttctatcatcTAAAATAAAACACTTAGTAGACAGATTAATCTGAAATGCCTGATATGGTAAAATGGGacactctgattggtcagatgcAATTCAGTTACAATTTGAAATTGAACTGAAAGCATTACATGATATCATTTAAAAGTTACTGAAAAAGTAACATCATACAGATGACTTTTGTTAATGATTTATATGAATTCATGattaaaacaatgtacaaattttcCTCCCGTCTTTCAGTGATGGCACAAAACTTCAACTTCTTTTCAAATCAAGAACTGTTAAGTTTTACACtaaatggaaagttttctttttattttatgaAACTACCCCTTCCTAACCTCAAATTGGCATTTGCAATTGTACAACCCATTCTTCTATCCTTAATCAACTTTGTGTATGAAAATCCTTTCTGGTCTTGAATCCAAGCCAGGTTCTCTTTCTCTAATCTACTATCAGTACAAATAGCCAGGATAACATACAATACTGATACTTCAGTCCAGCTCCTTATTTTAAATGCATCtcctgttacattttgtattatcagCGCATTGTGTTCAATCACTATCCATTCAACAAGTTTCTCCCACCCCTAAAACTTTATATACTCTAGAAGGCAACAACTTTTTATAAGGTAAGACAAATTACTTTGAGCACTTGTCAGTGGTATGGGCATTTTTTCACACTGCTCCATATGTCATAGATAGTTTAATCTTTGTTACATATATACTGTTTCAGTGTTATACTTATGGGCGATTTCTTGCATAATACACCAGGCTGACCCAGTAGCTTATGTCTTTGTGCTGCATATTCTAATACTGTTAAAATCAATTCCCTCTTTTCTCTTTGACACAATCTGATTTATTAATATTTCGCCCAATTCTAAGTTCCGAGTAACAAGTCCGcaaacattgaatttttttatacAATACAGGCCAATGGAGAGAAGATACTGTTATATATATTAACATGGATTAAACAGCAGCGGAATTCTACTCCTGCACATCTGTGTTCCCTAACCCCCCATTTCTTACGTAGACTTTACCAGATATTACACAAGTCTAGCATCAGTTTGGAAGATTCCATGACCCGAGGGGGGTGAGGGAATGACAGAGGTACAGGAGGAGATGTAAGACGAGTGGTTGGTAGTTTCTCCGTTGTCTCAGACCATTTCGTACTTGTGCTGGTTGATGTTCCGGGCAAGACAGCAGGCAAACAGCATTCCGATCACCTAGGCAATGAATGGTACAAATTGTTAACAAAAATCAGAGTttaagtccttcccgcaccGAATGGTGTATTGTGCAGcatccatctccatttctgcaGCCCTTTGTCCAGTCACTACTACAGcggggggctagtccactggtagtggtgtgtgttcaacttccatacacTTTCCCAAatactgagtgctaagcaaagaaagctgcatgtaccatttttaaattcTTTGGTATGACTGGTACTTTCTGAACCTAAAGGGACTTTCCTGGTAATGTGCATagcatagcatgtccaggacagaagatacaaaaactggaagttctgctgaagtaccaaggtcatacaaGGTGAAATCAGATGATCGctttctcattggttgaacatcTAATTGCCATGCCATCATTGGTTTAACTGCTAATTGTGTTAGACATTATGGGTCTACTAGAAGAATCCCTGCAAGGCTTACCTGGAAGAAGGCGATGCCCACAGCACTGCCCCCGATGATGCCCAGGTTAGAGTTGATGGCACTCACCACCAGCTTGTAGCAGCCCTGGGAACNNNNNNNNNNNNNNNNNNNNNNNNNNNNNNNNNNNNNNNNNNNNNNNNNNNNNNNNNNNNNNNNNNNNNNNNNNNNNNNNNNNNNNNNNNNNNNNNNNNNGTCAGTAAGACTTACCACAGTGTAGATGTCAGTAGTAGTGGAGTTAGTCAGTTATAGACTTACCACAGTGTAGATGTCAGTAGTAGTGGAGTTAGTCAGTAAAGACTTACCACAGTGTAGATGTCAGTAGTAGTAGAGTTAGTCAGTCCTTGGTGCACACACTTGTTCTGGTCCTTGCAGCAGCTAAGAGGCACGTTGTTGTTCCCGCCGGCCCACGGCTGTTTGTACCAGTCCGAGTACTGCTCCTTTCCACAGCACTTCagctgaaaaaacaaacaaacaaacaaaatcattccTGTTACTTAGACATGGCATCTTACACACAGCAGAATTTAGTAGGACAATTTCAATCCTGAGTCAATGTAGCCTTGTATCCAGACATATTATAGCTCtgggtccggacctgaacctgaacctgattaagtatgtgagaacttgtgaatggactatgctcaaaacaatggtccatttccaacaaagaaatctgttttgtcgAGTAagcgactcccactggcgttttgaaatcctacaaggcttaactacaatgtactattgactgtaagaATTGGTAAAATGAcaatagactctactctacttcgatcttgttattttcctcgactggTAAGCCGCGAAACATGTGAATACCTGGTCATTTAATcggttcattttccaataggtccaacatctggtccgctgatttttttcaggtctgttttttatggaccggtccaataaaaaaaaacggtacccacccctaacttAAGACTTAAAATGCTAGCACACAACAACATTATAAATATCACTAGTTAATCAGAtcatgtgtctgtaactctcattattgaagaaggcgacagtggtagttgaaaatttgatctgtgtatacctttgtgttggaagaaagttacgCATTGTACTAAAACAACATGATGACTTACCTGGCTCTGCAGATCGTCCACCAGTTTAGCCTGGTTCTTGTCCTGAGCGGGGTTGTAGGCAGCCAGGGCCTTGTCCAGTCCATCACTGAACCCATCCTGGAGCTGgtaggaaaaaaaacatacctttgTTAGGAAAGAACAGACATAcctgtaatttttgtttttcaagacAAATCTATTCATTCTACCTGCAAACACTACAAGTACAACAGACTCTACATTCAACCAGAGACTGGCAAATATGAACATTATTACATTCCTTGGAAAAATGCATCTCTTTGTTTTGGGCTGGGCTATAGGATTGGCCTACCCGGTATTACAGAGGTGTTTGCTTATACGATGATTTTTGAATGGCCCTTATTCATTGTATGTTAAACTGAAGACACAAGCCCATTGATCAAAATCTTGTGGTGGAAAAATTAGGATGAACTGTTAGATTCACTTCTTGTGTTGAAATGTGTCCAGGCACTATCTAATCAATGGTCATCAACAGTTTTCAACTGATCCATTAAAACTCACTTCAGTGTGGAACAGAACCAGTACTATATGTATAATTATCTAGCAATGACAAGAACTTTTCCATTTATAGTTGAAGGAACACAGTGTAGAACCCCCACATAGTATAAACATTCCATATTGTTGTAGCTAAGGTATAAAAACACAGAGGATTGCAGAGGGACATACCTTTCCTCTGAAGATGAACCCAGAGATGCCGGCAGCCAGCTCAGCAACGAAGATGATGAACAGAAAGAAGGAATACTGCAGGGAAGGAGAGGTACTCAATCTTAGTGAACAGTGCAGTGGTGCACCCTTGCAGTTTGTAGCAGTACTGCAACAAGTACTTCATTTGCATTGTCAAATGACTGCACTCTTTATATAATTTATAAGAAACAACTTTCCATACATACTACATTTGCACATATGAATGTTAGACATGCAACAATGTGA includes the following:
- the LOC118427392 gene encoding tetraspanin-7-like (The sequence of the model RefSeq protein was modified relative to this genomic sequence to represent the inferred CDS: added 105 bases not found in genome assembly); translated protein: MPEQGDEGKMSKRMQTKPMVACLKTILMIFNFIFWATGILMLVVGIWGKLGMEKYLQLSTTNFTSAPYVLIGVGGFIVLLGFLGCYATAKGNTVLLYIYSFFLFIIFVAELAAGISGFIFRGKLQDGFSDGLDKALAAYNPAQDKNQAKLVDDLQSQLKCCGKEQYSDWYKQPWAGGNNNVPLSCCKDQNKCVHQGLTNSTTTDIYTVGCYKLVVSAINSNLGIIGGSAVGIAFFQVIGMLFACCLARNINQHKYEMV